Genomic window (Drosophila willistoni isolate 14030-0811.24 chromosome 2L unlocalized genomic scaffold, UCI_dwil_1.1 Seg196, whole genome shotgun sequence):
atttccatttccatttccatttgccCTGTTCAGCTTCAATCGCAATTGCCTTtgattccctttttttttctccctctctctatctccattttctttttttcttcttttttttatttttgcctatgcattttatgcatattttatggttttttatAGCCGATGGCATAAACAAAATGTGCccacagagtgagagagagatggagacaAGGAGGAGAGGAGGGGACAACATCAAAGGCAACTACACATGCGCAGGCAAGTGCAATTAAACCCCACCCTCCCTCCATCCTACCACCAGAGCACCACCCCCTTGATCACTCCAGCCCCCCTTTCGCCCCACCCCAAACCAAACCCCATGGCCCCCTCgtcaataacaacaacaatttgccTTTGATCTACGGCGACATCGACATGCATTAAATGCtgtttcttcttgttgtttttgttgttgttgttgggagCCCTTCCGTTCGTTTTGagttttgtaaatttttttctgttttttggtactattttcttttttgtttttttgtttttgccgtGTTTGTTTATGTGTGGCTTTGATAATATagatgagtgtgtgtgtgtatgtgtgtgtgtagttttCCCTGCGAGTTTTTCCTCTGGCATTTCTCTGGCAAACACCTTcagaaaaagaacaaaactaAGAAGAAACAATCTGTTTAGTCAAGTCAAAGAAACGACTTTCGCATACTCTGTAGAAATTAACACTGATAACAGTATAAAACGAATTTTTAGTTGGAGTTTCTATATCTTTTCTACCTAACCTTCAAATTTGATTAGAGATCGTTTATAAAGCAGTgatatgtatatgttcatAGATCGATCCTTTATAGTTGTTTGCGGTGATTAGATTTCTATTCTAGTTTAGTCAAAACTATCaacataatacatacatatatacaaagtTACCAACATATAACATATGTATAAcataaattattttgaagataATCTCATTTAagatttctatttattttagtATGTAATATGGATATATCTTTTCTTATTCTACTCAACTTTTAAACCAATTCATAAATcattgattgatttttattttattaaattatttttcaagGCAAGAAATTTATCttgttttttgtaatttctttaatattatatattttttaaagtttgatgatttgaataaaaagttatgtatttaacaaactaaaaaataagcaatatttttaatattttttaggaGATAGAGATATTcttttgatttaaataaatacagAAAGATCGTaagcaaaaaaattttataagtaAATATTAAACTTGTTTTCCATCCCTTGTAAGATTTCTTAATGTGATAACTAAATGACCAATCGATGTAGGATTCTTGACTCTTAAAGCCAGGATAAGCTGAGGCAACTAAAGGAATGTCTCTAATTATGAATTTGAAGAATGAATTTGAATAGCAgtttaaatttgtatacaGTAACAAAGGATTTTCAGATATTTAAAATCTTCTCCAATCTAAAATACTTCTTAAATATAAcaatatacaatttatataGATTTATTTTAGTATTTTAGCCTATAATTCCAATACTACTTAGTTTAACAGGGTCTGCTTTGATGTTTTTCAACAACTAGTTAATATACACCGCCAATCTTAATAGGCAGGGTATTCAGAGTGTagtttttaatgtttattttgtttagtcTACACAAAGGCCGCGTAtagtaaaaatttatttaaatgtctaacacaaaaaatgtttgatgTTTGCAGaggatttttgaaattttggagACTCATAAAATTATACGAGTACGAGGCGTTGATTAAAGGTAAGCAAAAGTCCAAAGGAAACCAAACAAGAAAGGAACCATATACAACCAAAGATTTTCCATTTCTAttctaaaaccaaaaatagaGCTATATGAAGGAGGAATAATGCAACTTAATGACCCAACAACAACGCAAACGAAGAAGGATTCATTTCGGTGGCTTGCTGCTGTTTTTTTATGAGGCGCTTTGGCCTCGAAGGCGATTTGAACCCACCCATTTTGGGACTACTGTGCGTGGCCGGGCCCGATTATTATAAGCGtgtgtcagtcagtcagtcagttagtctcTTTGTCTTACTGTCTGACTgttgtgtgagtgtgggtttttcattttatagttttttccGCTTTTCCATTTTACGACTCTCTATTTCCAacccccaaaaacaaaaacaattgcaacaacagaaacaggAGCAGAAGcaaaggcagcagcagcagcagcagcagatccCAGGATCCTTTTCGACTGACACCCAAGAGTCATAAAACTAAACTACAATACGCGCATATATGTTCATACGTATATAAACTGTGGGTCTAAGGGGTGGGTTGGGTTAAACAGCCCCTTGGACTTCGGTTTTGGGCCCTCTAAGGATTATTATCAGGCAACAGCCCAAGGAGACGACGGCCACCAACCTATCTAGAATTCCCATTTTGAGCGACAGTTATTAGTTGTCATaaagttgaaaatttatgTTCGAAATTTCCTCGCACCGGGGCCAGAGAAATGGGCGAGAGATCGCTTCCAGCCAAATGGTGTGTTAataatgaaaactattttCCAACCAAACTGCGGGAAAAGgtgtaaaattttataaaaagaaaacacacacacaaaattaaCCAAAACCTTAAAGAAATCAGGAGCGGATCTACGAGTGttaaaaagaatgaaaattccaatcaagaaatattcataaaatgtatatatattctaagAAAGCAGGGCCAGATTTTAAACTGGCTTTCTGTGTTTTAAACTCCTTTTAAATGTGGATTGatagaaatatttaaagataGATTTTTCCTCCATAACTTACCCTTTGATCCGCTCCTGTATAGTGTCTCTTAAAAGTGCACTGAACTCATATAATCCAAAACTGATAGCAAAAATAATGGAATGCCAATTGAAAGTTATTGAACTCGAGGCATCTAttaaaaaaactacaaaagcAATAACAAATTTATGTTTAAGATACTTTTTTCCTTAAGTAAATGCTTTTTAAGCCTTCAATATATAATCCTAGATCGATAGTGTAAGTTTCTTTCCAGTTCTCTTACAAACTGAACAGAACTCTttaagaaaattcaaattgaaacgTATTGATCTAAAATCTATTAATTTTTAACCTAGAGAACTATACAATTTAAAGCTTTTCTACAAATTTAAGGAAAGGAAAACTTGAATTACCTTGTGACTTCCTGAAAGATAAAGATCAGATCTAGGAATATTTGTTAAAAGGAAGAATCAGTTTTAATAAAGGGGAGGATTGAATAAGAGATGTAATCCAGGAAGCAATCTTAGATTTCTTCTTATCTTTAGATGTCAGCCTGCTGATAggaaaatatatttgattttagtTTCCTTAGCTTAGATCTCTCTATCTATCCTACGATTTGATGATCCTTTAAGAatagcaaatatatatatatatatacctatatatctGCTGCtaaaaaatcgaataaaacttttatgtatttttctgcaatttaaagttatttttgaaatatttttcactcaATTAGCATTCGATttccctcacacacacacacacatagacacacattATATCCGCATTCTTGGAAACCATTTGAACAATCTCTCTTTGCAGCCACAAAATACTTACTTGGAGCATTGTCATGGCTGGTAACTTTATGACCTCCACTTTGGGTGGGTTTTTCAGGGGGAGGGAGGGGCCGCGATGGATTGGAAGGCATGGATTGTCTTcaggcagcagcaacatcgtCGTCACTCGGCACTTTTCATTTGCCGGCTGCTTTAGCCATAAAAAGtacataaaaagaaatacaacaCAACGCAAGAAAAACTGTTGAGCATTGGGAAAAAAGTGGAAGAAGTAAATTTTACGACCCACCCACCCACAACAGtcatcaaaaccaaaaaaaaaaaaagaaaataaagaaaaagaaaagcgaAGAGAAACGATTGCTCTATAAAATTGGAGCTCTATGAGAgctataaaatatttattctaCTAAAAAATAACTGTACAatggttatatatatatatatatacacacatagatagatacaaatacatacatattggataaataatttgttttttttttacgaaggagagaattttccttttttcccctagattttagttttttttataacaacAAATTGGTATAACAGGACGCGGGTGAAGTGGGGAGGGGTCTGGGAGAGGGAGCAGAGATCATATATATTCCTTACATATTGAATTCATCAGATTCATACGATATCATCGGCAACCTGCGATTCATGCTCCAATATGGTATTCTCCCTTAATTTCGATTTCAGATTCCTGCTGGAATTTGCCTCGGTTAGGCAAGGTTCATGCTCGGCATTCGCCTCATTATCATCATGATGATTATCATTCGGAGCCGGTGCATCCTCCAGTTGCACCTTGCCCAAATGGCGACGATAGCGATACCAGAGTTTCAGTCCCAACACGAggacaaaatacaaaaatgccaaacaaattattataataataatccGTGTGATTATGGAATTTGAAGCCGATTTCGAGGATCTAACGACCAGGAGTACCTCCTGACGTTTCAAACCCGCACTACTGCCAATGGTGCAGCCATAGCGTCCCTCATCCTCGGGCTGTACATTCCTAATCTCCAGAGTGCCATTCTCCAGCAGACGCCAGCGATTTGCAGTCAAATCTGTATTATTCTCATTATCCTCCATAGTGAGATAATCCAAATCCTTGTCCCATTGTATAGTCGGCTTGGGTTCACCCATTGCCTGACAATGGAGAACCACCACGCCAGATTCCTCAACCTCAAGAGGACCTTCGGGTGGGGCCACTGTGAAGCGTGGAGCGATTACCACTTGTATGGACACGGTGGCACTAATCTGGCCCTGACTATTGGAGGCAATGCATGTATATTGTCCACGTTGCTCGTTGCTGACCTGACTGAAGACCAATGTTCCATTCTGATCCGTCACATTCAACGGCAAAGGCAATTGCGTTTCCTGCAAAAAGGATAACCCCATTTAAGTAATCCTCTCTCCACTAATCAGTTGATGTAATGATGACTTACCCTCATCCATTTTACTTGTGGCGTTGGTGTTCCCTGTGCCTTACAATGCACTTTACTCAGACTACCCAATTCCAAATTTTTCGATGTGGGCTGTggcataaatttcaattgctCAATGACCTCCAGAGTCCCAGTACTTGAGCTGGCGGCCAGTTCACCTTCTATAACCAATTGACATTGATATTGACCCGCATCGCTGGCCAAAATGCTTGAAAATTGCAGTGAACCATTCTCCTTGTTCATTATGATGCGACCATCTTCCCTTAACATGGTCTCCAATTGTGGTTCACTTGTCGTACTGGCCGCCTGTCCCAGTTCCAATTGACGCAATGTTTTGTTATCCTTACGCCAGCGTAAGATCACACTATTGCTCTGGCGATAGAGTTGAGGCAATTGATAGACACATGGCAACTGCAGGGAGCTCTGCTCTTTGAGAGTTATCAAACTCGAGGGACCTTTCGTTATGCTGACATCGCCCAATGGCAATGCCGTGGCAGTAACTTGGCTATGACCTGTATGCCGAGGAATGAAGATGAGGATGAGTCAGCCCAAAAAGGAAACAGCCAGCTTGAAGAAACTTACCGCCTAAACAGCCAAAGATCAGGCTAAGACTTAAGAACAAACGTTTCGCCATCTCGTTtcagaatttttatttatttatctcttttttctcagttttttttttttttgctgttcgtaacgaaaaaaaaaccggcTCTGGTAAGATCGGTTTCGTtttaggtttttattttgaaggAATTCCGTTTTGCTGGCAACCTTCGCTGGCTCCGCTTCTTTCGCGTCTTCGTTTAATGTTTTACCGCCGTCCTCCTCGTTGTTGCAGCTTCACATCATTTTACCACACTCAAAACTAGAGAGCGAGAGCTCAGGGGCAGAAGGCATTTGCTTTTTGGATTTATCTTTATGTTACGCACACGCGTCACGCTTAATTATCCTGCCGACTCCACGACGAAGACGACTTcaatgacgacgacgactgcGACGCTTTTCCTCTCACTTCTCTGCACTTCTTCTTCCTCGTTTATTCTGATCCGACCAACCTCACGCGTTGCCTCTCGAAATTCAACTGAAACaggctgactggctgactgactgaaagACCGGCACTCGAGCGGTTCTCAACGTATTTTTCTCATCCCAAAATTAATGACAACAAACACAAAGCATGCGCACTCTCGGAGTACtccaaaaccaacaaatttCCCTCTATTTCTTCACTTGGTCGCCACTACTTCTTGTGAATTTACTACCTACTACTAAATTCTGAAAAAGGATATGGAAAACGGGAGCATTTTGAGTTGACAGTCTGACATGTGTCTGTCTGTCGTACTGATCTGTCATATATTTCAGATCTTGGAGAATTAGGAAATATTCTActttaaaaatacaaaaattagaATATAtagtaaaaagaaaatcaaaacatGTCGAAGTGGAAACAAGAAAGTGTGTTTATAGCCACGATTCCAATCCATGAGCGGCTACGAATATATAAAGCTTATATCGAATTATCTTTCGGATTATAACAGCAATATTTTGAGTTTTTCAATATGGAacctaaaaactaaaactaacaagaaattttagaaaattacTCTTACCTAAAATAgtaataattttgaatttgaaacatttcccatatttagaatatttttctAGATTTCGACTTCTTTAAAACGTATTTAATCTTGCGaaatattgaatttgaaattatttataaagatCCGATTTTGCTGTTATCGTTTCCTTCAATTCCAGTCAATCTAAATGATCAAAAATTATAACCATTTCACTTTTCAGAGTCTATCTAATACAGTCTGGAGTAAAACAAAGAATTTTAAAgataaactttttaatattttgtctGAAAAATGCCCTTTGGAAATGCATGTTCtatacttttcaatttatcCGTCCAGATTTAGAATTATTAtcacagaaagaaaaaacgttTGCTTAaccataaattttttaaaatggaTGTTAAAGCATCAACCTCCAACCTTTAAAAAAAGAGTCGAAAGTTGCTAAAGCAATTGTAGATAAAAGTGATAAACAACTAAAATGTCTACTAATTTAATTTCTCAGAATTAAAACCATTCGAATTCCAAATTGAAACAatcaatttaattcaaaatactttaaattcattttaatgaaTCCACTGCCTCTTCAAATTCTCTTGGTTTAATCCCTCCAATATAAGTTAATTACAGTgcttttttgtaaattaatgAACCAAAATGTCGAAAGAatcgtatatatatgtatttattttaaaattttatataactcTCTTCCAGACTCGATCAAAAGTAATGCAATTTAAATGCATATAATGCAAACCAAACaacttttaaaataaaaaatcaaaagattTGGAAAATTATCAAAACAAGGTTTCAttccattttaaaatatatatttgaaatttcatcaataagtatttttttaGTCTCTCTAAAATGTTAATTACTTGCATTAGTAACTGGATGCCATTTCAACTATATGATGTGGAATCATTTTCATGGATATAAAAATTCTACAggctaaaaaaaattcaaaaacatAATAAGAATCTTTGGAAAAATATTCTTTGCAGATTAGTAAAAATTAGTCACAATTAATACTTAAAAATTACAGTCTAACAATATTCCAATTAAGTGTACAATATAAAATGTATACATGTAAATATATAAGTTTGTTCGATATATATAATGAGCcacttttcaaaataaataacataCAGTCTAAAATTGAGGTATGGTAGATGAGACGCGACTATAGAGCGTCTGACGTTTGGCCACGCGGAAAGGGCAACGGGTCATCATTTTATAGACAATGGCACTGCACAGGACAAAGAGACCCCAGAAGACGTAGGTGAAGAGTAGGATGAAACGATTTGGTTGCCACAGCACCGTATAATGGAGATTATAGTTCTCTGTTGTTATAGGCAAAGATGATATTAACTAAGTTTAGTTAGTTAACCAAAATGAGAGAGGACTCACCCAGCACTGCATAACCCATGCCAATTTTTGATTTACCCATGCGATAAGAGCATGTTGGAACCATTATCTCCAGGTAGCTATGCTCCTGCTCTTTCAAGGCCCTCAGATCAAAGTGTCTGACGGCATTCTCATAGAAATTGATGACTTTCGTTGATGGATAAATGAATATCCTGGACTCATGCCAATGGGCTGAGAATATGATATGTGGATCCAAGTCACTGATGATGGCTCTCAGCAATGGACCGCCACCAATGAGAAGCGGAGCATGTGAGACGCCAATACGCAAACGTTCCGAATTATGTTCCCGATCTGGATTTGTGAAATCCAATAGCATGCGATTTATCTTAAAGAAACGCAAACGATTGTCATAATCAAAGAGATCTTCGCTCATAAACTCATTCTTGAATCGTCGTTGATTTGAATTCGATATATAATCGCCATTCTCACCGCCAATATCATTATCTCCAGGGACATGAACACGCTGCAAATAAGCCGAAATCATACGAAACTGTTaggaaaataaatttcaacttTCTCAACCTTGGACTTCCTCGGAGAGTTCGTTCTAAGCCAATATCCACTTACATTATTGAAGCGCTTGTGATGATAGATACGTTTAAATCTCTGGACATATTGCTTATACTCCTGTGCCGTGGCTATATTACCCTCGTCTAGAAGATCTCCCACAAATACAATGATATGTGGTTGGGTGAAGGATACGGCACGTTCAAAGGACTTTTGCAAATATCTATCCGAATCATAGCGTGCCAATGGACTGTGTGAGGAGCGATCATATGAATTGCCCAAAATTTGTGGATCAGCAATAAGCAGCATCCGTGTGCAATTCTCTGTGAGATGAGCAAATCAATATAAAGTGACATCAATCTCGTTTAATTACCAAAAGACTTACCCAGTTTACAATCAATATTCTGCCAACTCGACTGGGCTATATAGTAGATTAATATTTCATTGAAGAAGATTAAAAGTAGAGTCATCACCACGAAGCCGCGGCACACTAATCTGTAAAAGATCCATTTTGGGTTAACTGGATGTTATACCTTTGGAATTTACTTACCTATTGACTACACGCAAAGAAGCCATATTTTGGCCaacatttatattgatttgTCTTTGAAGAAATTGAGGGATTCCAATTGCATGCACATTGCATACGCAATGATTGGTGTCTAATTATAAACACTCCGTCGCGCATATGCAATATTTACGTAAGGAACATCATAATTATTATGCAGCTGGGGCGGAGCAACAACTGATTCCCTCGCGGTTTCACTTGGCACTTGATGTCTTCGTTGGCTAATTGGATTAGAATGGAATGTTGGCGAATTGGCACACACACCATTCCCCCACTACGAGCGCCATCGATTTGAATTTAATGGCAGCCGTTATTCTGATAAATCGGTCGGCATTATACGATTATATATAGAATTcgtagcaaaaaaaaaaacaaaaaccattaTTTTTCCAGTGTTGAACAAGAGGACGTTCGACGTTGGTACTTTTTTGGTTCGATACACGTGTTTGACGTTGGTAGTTTTCCGTTCGACGTTGGCATCATTTGTTCGACCACACGTCGTACCGTCTGGCAACACTCACACCGAAGCTAACTGTTTATTAGGATTGCAAAGCTATCGATGGTCCGTCCATCGatggaaattgaaaataaaattttctttaaaaggttaaattttcaaaattcacGCAAAATGCACGCAATATGCAACTGTATACCATAAGGTTTTTATACCAAAACCTAAATATTCGTTATATGTTACACTTAATACTATTTGAGATACaacttacaaaatatttaaccTTATAGCTAAAAACTCCACAAAATATTCGGTATTTCTAACTCTTATAGGTTAATAAGGCAAagtttttacaattttgtAAACAATCGATAGTCTGAAAATACTATCGAGGTATCGCCATTTCAAAAAAACCATCGATTGTTTTGCAATGTTTATTGCCATCTGGCAACTCAAGAGTGGTGGAACTTtgttaaatttgttaaattttttattttaattttgtacgTAAACAACGCtatgaaaataaacaattaaatagcACAAGGCCGGCGTATAATGTTTAACTAAGTGTTgattgtgtttgtgtgcgttGTTAACCGCTACGAAAGAAACGCAGTGCTAGCGGCACCttgaagatttttttttggcaaaaaaaagtCAAGCGGCACCGAAAAGTAAGAACAGCAAGTAAATGCTTGCTAATGAATTGAAAGAAACGGATTAGCAGTCTTTAAGGATCAAAGTGGTGGAATTGTTGCAAacataaacttttaatttggcaaaaacaaaaagcaaaaaaaaacaccgtttcatgtgtgtgaatgtgtgttgTGATGGTGTGTGTTGGCTTGCGTGTACGTGAGTGGGAGAGTGATGGCAATGCTGTTGTTGATTTGGCAATGCTGCGAGGCGAGGGTCGCCGTCGTCGGCATGAATAGCCTTAATAATTACTATCCATATTTTCGTAATAATACTAATTAATCGATGGTTGTGTTTTGTTCTGTAGTTTAACATATCACGGTGAGTGCCTAGGACACCGTCTCCCGGTAGCAGGATGGCGGATATAGTTTATCCGAATGGTTGTAGACCCTTGATGGAAGATCTGGGCACGGATGAACTGATAAGGCGTCTCAAGGTGGGCACAAGTCCAATTTGTATAGAGAATACTTGTACAATTTTCTTTTGGATCTTTCCGGCAGACTCTGGCGAATGTCCTACAGACTATGGAACAGGATGAGAATCTCTATCAACAGTATATACCATTGGCTTTACATCTTCTGGACGATTTCTTCATGCAGCATCCTTCTAAGGATGTTCAATTATTGATTGCCTGTTGTATAGCCGATGTATTGCGTGTCTACGCCCCGGAGGCTCCATACAAAGAGCAAGAGCAAATCAAAATAATATTCAAGTTTTTCATCAAACAATTGCATGGCCTTAAGGATCCAAAAGATCCTTCATTCAAACGTTATTTCTATTTCCTGGAAAATTTAGCCTTTGTTAAATCGTTCAATATGTGCTTCGAATTGGAGGATTGTCAGGAGATATTCCATGAACTATTTAGCACTATATTCAGAATTGTCAAGTGAGTAGTATGCTAAAAGGTTTAAATATATCTGGTACTGATTCGGTATTCATTTTCTATATTCCAGTGACCAGCATAGCGCCAAGgttacaaatttttttctaGATGTCCTCAGTCCTTTGATAACAGAAGCGGACAATTTGAGAGTTGAATTGCTGGATttaatattgataaacatTGTTGAACCAAATAAATCCAGCAATAAATATGCCAGCCAACTGACCGAACAACTGCTACGCAAAACAGGAGATGCCCTAGAGTCCACCATTAATATTGTATGTCCATAAAGATCAATTGATCGAGGGGAATTCAAGATACTAAATCagatttttatagtttttcaATCGTCATTTGGTGATGGATAAACCAAACACCAAACTGTCCATCAGTAATAAGATCTATGATGTGCTCTATGAGTTAAATCGCATCAATGGAGATCTTTTGGTATCCGTTTTACCTCAATTGGAAAACAAATTGCTGTCCACCGATGATGCTGAAAGGCTGAGTAAGTTCCACAAAGTAGCTGAGatgttaattatttatatactttCCTTCTTTTTAGGGGCCACCACATTGCTGGCCCGCATGTTCTCCGAGAAGGACTCACAACTCTCGAAGAAATATCAAAATCTCCTGCGCACAT
Coding sequences:
- the LOC6639944 gene encoding tyrosine-protein kinase-like otk, with the protein product MAKRLFLSLSLIFGCLGGHSQVTATALPLGDVSITKGPSSLITLKEQSSLQLPCVYQLPQLYRQSNSVILRWRKDNKTLRQLELGQAASTTSEPQLETMLREDGRIIMNKENGSLQFSSILASDAGQYQCQLVIEGELAASSSTGTLEVIEQLKFMPQPTSKNLELGSLSKVHCKAQGTPTPQVKWMRETQLPLPLNVTDQNGTLVFSQVSNEQRGQYTCIASNSQGQISATVSIQVVIAPRFTVAPPEGPLEVEESGVVVLHCQAMGEPKPTIQWDKDLDYLTMEDNENNTDLTANRWRLLENGTLEIRNVQPEDEGRYGCTIGSSAGLKRQEVLLVVRSSKSASNSIITRIIIIIICLAFLYFVLVLGLKLWYRYRRHLGKVQLEDAPAPNDNHHDDNEANAEHEPCLTEANSSRNLKSKLRENTILEHESQVADDIV
- the LOC6640391 gene encoding metallophosphoesterase 1 homolog isoform X1; the protein is MASLRVVNRLVCRGFVVMTLLLIFFNEILIYYIAQSSWQNIDCKLENCTRMLLIADPQILGNSYDRSSHSPLARYDSDRYLQKSFERAVSFTQPHIIVFVGDLLDEGNIATAQEYKQYVQRFKRIYHHKRFNNFRMISAYLQRVHVPGDNDIGGENGDYISNSNQRRFKNEFMSEDLFDYDNRLRFFKINRMLLDFTNPDREHNSERLRIGVSHAPLLIGGGPLLRAIISDLDPHIIFSAHWHESRIFIYPSTKVINFYENAVRHFDLRALKEQEHSYLEIMVPTCSYRMGKSKIGMGYAVLENYNLHYTVLWQPNRFILLFTYVFWGLFVLCSAIVYKMMTRCPFRVAKRQTLYSRVSSTIPQF
- the LOC6640391 gene encoding metallophosphoesterase 1 isoform X2; the encoded protein is MASLRVVNRLVCRGFVVMTLLLIFFNEILIYYIAQSSWQNIDCKLENCTRMLLIADPQILGNSYDRSSHSPLARYDSDRYLQKSFERAVSFTQPHIIVFVGDLLDEGNIATAQEYKQYVQRFKRIYHHKRFNNRVHVPGDNDIGGENGDYISNSNQRRFKNEFMSEDLFDYDNRLRFFKINRMLLDFTNPDREHNSERLRIGVSHAPLLIGGGPLLRAIISDLDPHIIFSAHWHESRIFIYPSTKVINFYENAVRHFDLRALKEQEHSYLEIMVPTCSYRMGKSKIGMGYAVLENYNLHYTVLWQPNRFILLFTYVFWGLFVLCSAIVYKMMTRCPFRVAKRQTLYSRVSSTIPQF